Proteins encoded by one window of Pseudonocardia sp. HH130629-09:
- a CDS encoding SRPBCC family protein, translated as MSDQITVTRTVPASPAQLFALLSTPTRHQEIDSADMLRGVEGATEIGGVGDEFVMNMHNGDLGDYQMRNTVTSFDPDRVIGWAPSMHPIDAKKDTIGDVRAEGHTYTWHLEPEGDGTKVTQVYDWSGVQDQGFRGFFPMLTEDQLADSIEKAGRAASS; from the coding sequence GTGAGCGACCAGATCACCGTGACCCGCACCGTCCCCGCCAGCCCGGCGCAGCTGTTCGCCCTGCTGTCGACGCCCACCCGGCACCAGGAGATCGACAGTGCCGACATGCTGCGCGGCGTCGAGGGCGCGACCGAGATCGGCGGGGTCGGCGACGAGTTCGTGATGAACATGCACAACGGCGACCTCGGTGACTACCAGATGAGGAACACCGTCACCTCCTTCGACCCCGACCGCGTGATCGGCTGGGCGCCGTCGATGCACCCGATCGACGCGAAGAAGGACACGATCGGCGACGTCCGCGCCGAGGGCCACACCTACACCTGGCACCTCGAGCCCGAGGGCGACGGTACGAAGGTCACCCAGGTCTACGACTGGAGCGGCGTGCAGGACCAGGGCTTCCGTGGCTTCTTCCCGATGCTGACCGAGGACCAGCTCGCGGACTCGATCGAGAAGGCGGGACGCGCCGCGTCCTCCTGA